In Chiroxiphia lanceolata isolate bChiLan1 chromosome 7, bChiLan1.pri, whole genome shotgun sequence, the DNA window TTGAAGGAGGGTGGATTGGTAAAGTCTGAGCTCTTCAGTGAGTTCCCTTTGGGAATCCATTTCACAAACActtgggaaaggggagggagtAGAAAGCTTTAGCTGTTGCCTGCCCAAAGGTCTGTCTGTAAAAAAGGCAGACCAATGTGCTTTTTGCCCTGCCTGAAGCCTCTGCAACTTAATCTCGGTAGCTAAATATAGGTACATACCCTTACGGGTCGGAATTTAGGATGGATGGTTTGGAAAAACAGAGCTGCTCTTGCAGCTGTCAAAGACTGAAAGAAGCAACTGTTGCTCTTAGTCACTATGGTCAGGTTTTGCCATCATTCTCCACATTGAATCAATAAGATTATGTGCaatgtaataaattatttgacATGAGTAAGGACAGCAGAATCTGACCCTCAGTGACACAGCTATGAGCAAGACTGTACATATACAAGTTagtaaatattctgaaatagaaatattattaaTCAAGTTGTCAGTTTTAACTACTGTTCACTTCTTCAGAGTTGCTTAATGTGTCATTGCTGCAGTCATAAAGATACTAAAATACTCCACAACTTATAATGAATTGCCTGTGCtctaagattatttttttacataacaATATCTCATATTCAGTTTCTTCAGATATTGATAATAGGACCTTGAAATTAATTATGAGCTCCTTCTTAATACCCATTTGgttgtatttatttgtaaacCAAACACTAttgtttaaacataaaatatatgttaTTCAGGTAaagttctgcttttcaaaataattcaaattgaAGTCTCCACCCATATGGTAAAATGTTCTTTGAATGTAATGGAAATAGGATCAAAATACAAGTATTTGAATACGAGATCTACAACAAGGTATAGCATTATCAAAGTTTATTGAAATAATGACTGCTTTTTAATATAGGTAGTAttccattaaaatatatacCTTGAAAGATTTTCTACAAACACGACAATTACATTCACACCACAGTTACTTTACTGTAACAGTCAGCTGCTAAAACAACAGCTGAGAGGAGAGCTCATTTGACTTTTTCCGTTTATAGCAAACAGCGCAAAGGTCTTATCTCACTAGAAAACGTAACAGCTGTGTCTTCCTTTAAACTATAAATGACTCATTTCTCTATAACACAAAACATCATAAAAGGTCTAATGACAGACACAGAAGATATTcgtttgtgtgtttttttctagaTCATTCTTTAGAAAAGTGATttagcaaaaccaaacacaaacaacaaCTGTATGAGGATATCTGGATTACAATTAAGTACTGGAATGATATGTGCTGAACATTTAGGAAAATTATGAGACATGAAAGCCTTTACCTGAAACAGTATTGCTTTTTCTTAAAGCTATCAGTAACACAGCACCACTGCAATGACACAGCCGATATGCCTAGATACAAAATGTTCAGTGTATGATGATATTTCTGTGTTGCACAACACTAAACAAGCTATGGAAATTTGATTTAGACATAATTTTTATGGGAAAGTACAGCACTCTATATAAATACCCAAATACCTAAAATACAGCATCAAActgcacaccttgcactgcccTGTCTCAAAGGGTGTCTCCATGGACAGAGGAAGGGGAGGCTTCCTTTTCTGACGTAGTTCTGGGTAGAACGGCAAACAGTGGCTGTCCTGGCAGCCAGTCGTAGGGCAGTTTGTAAACACAGGGCCCATGAAGTTGTAAAAAAAATGGTGGCTACTGGCCATAAAACGGTGGCTGAAACACCAGGGAGGACTGTGTTgtcagggaaggggagaaacaGGATGGGATGGCTGGTCCTGCCAACCACAATCCTGAAAACACCTGGAGTTACCAGTGTGTCAAATTCCGCAGCCAGCCAGTCAGCAAGCAGTCTAAAAACATGGCGCATGGCATTTTACATCCTGGCAGCTGGAATACAATGGCAGCTGCCATGCCCGCAGTGGGGAAGGGCTCCAGGTGCTGACAGCCTGACAGAGAGGGACTCCCCAGGTGACAGGGGACAGGGCTCCGGGGCTGGTGGAGCAGGTGGGGCCTGCAGGGGacagcacttctgcagctgTGGGGCTCCACCCCTTGTGCCAGAGGGAGCTTGTCCTCCCCTCCCGACACTGACAGAGACCACGGATAAATGCAAAGCTGTTACATAAACAAGGTTTTTGAATAATCTTTCTTTTACTATATatcataatatataatatataacatatcCCGAGGGCTTATTATATAATATTCACCCACTCTTGAGCTTTGGCATACTCTTTCTCTGCTATTCTAGTATTTCTAAATTATCTTTTATAGATGTCATAAGCCCAGTAAGAACTGAGAGTCTTTTCCTGCTTAGGAAACAAACACATGCCAATCTAAATCAGGTCATTACTTCCCAGAGTCCTTGGAGTGTGAATCCATCCTTTAGCTTCTCTACTGCAAGTCCTAGTTCCTCTGAAAAAACAGGCTCCCGATCATGTTGCTTTTTTGAATGCATGACatatgagagaaaataaagcagaaggtactttttaatttcatcatcCCATTTTAACAACATACATTTGACAGTATGAAGAAAGATGTTCTTACCTTGTTTTCATCAGCAAAGTAAGcctgcaaaagaaagcaaaaaagaacTCGCacccttgaaaaaaaaagaagcctaaaAACCGAATCTGCTAATAATTCTTTGTGGTCAAAACTGTATTAAGTCTTCTGCAACAATCAAGTCCTTATagcttttacttttgttttgtaaacaaGATGACAGTTTATTCTATGTTGAAATAACATACAGAAATGTGCTAACAGGAGTTGGTGATAatgtcatttttcattaaataccAATCTTTGAATTTTCCATCATAATAAACAAAGATTTCTAAATGGTAACATTTTCATATTACATTTGTTACCGTGACAAACACTTTATAGGggagaaaatgtaaatatgaaGACAAACTGACAGCATCCTGGtattttctgcttcctgtgCAGCAGTGTTCATTATTCAATTTCAAAAACTAGCTTTAAATTTATATCAAAATCAGTTAACATCATACTCAATCTAAGAAATGAACACAGTACAACTGAATTATTAACCAAATTTTTCTACTAGAAAATATGAGAAAGAGATACCATCTTTACcatcctgtgtgtgtgtaaattaACAATCAAACTGTTCAGGATATCAGATCTCTGAAAATATCCACAGCTCTAGAAATCTCTAGACCAACAGGTTCTAGATCTTATTTACCAAAAGGAGCCCAATCTTGCTTCAGTTGCCCCTGTGGActggtgaggagcaggaaagaaagcattttcctgCTCAGCTGGCTCTCAAGCCACACAAGACTCTACAGAACAGTGTCAAGTGTAGCCACTCCTTGGGTCCTGGATGATTTATGTCTCCTACAGCAACCACTTTCTAATAATTTACAGCCTCTAGTTTTCGTTTGAGAATATACAAAGCACAATTATTTAATCCAGGTGACAAAGGCACCAGTAGAGCAAACAGATCTTCACTTATGGAAGACGTGTGTCTTCAAATATATTAAAGactgaataaaaatgtgcaaaaattaaaaaaaaggcaaaaagtgaggaaagagggaaaggaaaagacaagagCTTCTCTGCATTAGTAAAtgacagcaaaattaaaaatagtggAAATAAGATTGGTGCTAGCCCTGCTAATTTACCACATTTCAAAGACTAGTAAGAAAACATGTCAATTGTCAATGTGTCAAGGCTAGTACTTGAAAATATGTGCAGTCTACCTGCACAGTCAATCATGCAGTCAGGTGTTATTGGGTTGCACAGTAACTCTGGAAATTCTTAAATACTGGGACATATAGTAATACAAAATTATTGCTGCCTTCCTAAAAAACTTTTAAGTTTGAATTTTAGATGAATATCAAGTGTACAGATATCACCATCTATTAATCTGCTCCAAGAGAAGGAAGACTTGTTTTCATATAATGTATCTGATCATATTACACTGCTGATTTTCAAGATATTCCTGATGTTAATGTGTTGAGAAACTACATAAAACTATTCCTTTAAATATCTactagtatttattttgaataatagTTTCTTCTAAAGTTAAAAATTCATACAGAGAATAAATTCCTGTAATAATAGGGATATTTAATAAAAGGCATGTAGATGTGTTTAAATATAGAAATTACAGTTGCAGCGTATCTCTAACAGAGGATCACAGCTGTACATTGCTTAAATTTGAATAACCAAgcaagaattattttatttttttgttttctgtggagcTGCTTACCACAAAAGCATCTGTATGTTCATCAGCTTCTATTTCCACATCATCTTGAACCTGCTCCACTGTTACGTCTTCAAGAGGTTGAGGCtacaaataaaaacactgtAGTAAGTAAATCCACATATCTAATatgtttaatacatttttattactcTTAAGAAAGTGTTGTacctaattttaaataaattgagtaccttttcttccatttcataATCCACTCCAAATATAGGGTTAGCTGAATAAACTTTGTGAAGTGAATTAATCTCTTTCACTGCCTCTTGCAGTTTCTCCACAGGGTCTATTTTAAAACCAAGTACATATCCTCCACTCTatgtaacacagaaaaaaagacaacatcTGTTTATTAGTGTTGCTTATTatttaaagaactttttcccTTTGACAGTGATTTCCAGTTTCATGATAGCAATTTTCAGCCTgctgaaaatacattatttttgtgttatctTTTTTACATTCTGCCACTTGGATCACggatgaaataaaagaaatgacAATGTTTCTCTATGAAGTAAATTAGCTTTTAACTCTTAGCCCATTATATAAAATGGGAACAAACTTCTtatacagaaaaacacaagcaaataaGGGTGAGACAAAATCAGAAGTGATATTAATGATTTGTTTCTAGCTACTCAGCAGATGGTTAGTCTGTTAGGTCTTGATGTTATTATTAAAGAAGCTTTCAGATACACagatacaaggaaaaaatatttaaaagaatggTCCTAATTAAGTATAGAATTAATTAGATCCCAAAGATAATCTTTCAGAAGACTGTGTATTTAACAGTTATTAACTGGTCGTACTGGCCTATTACTGTTTTGCTTAGAGAAACCATAACTCACAACAGCCATACTGACCCTAACACACAGATATTTTAAGCAGTGCGAAGAGaactttaaaaaagttttcaaaaggCCCCACAGAAGGAACACTCTAAGTACCTTAAAAGTAGTCCCATAACATTTCAGAATTAGAGAAATATTGTATATAAAAATGTCATCaataaaaaaaggcttttaaagcTTCTTACCTGCTGAGAACTCTCTATCACAAGTGCCAAGCCAAACTTTGAGTCTCTCATTTTTATTGAACGCTAATGGTAAAGAGGTAAAAaactttctgttaaaaaattctgtaattACTTGATAAATatgtcttctgttttgttttttgtttgtttgtttgggttttttttttacactgtatTAGCTACAGTTACTGGTTCTGGAAGCTTGGCTACCAGCATTCCCTCCCATTTACCATTACAAATCCGAACCCCTGAAACCTCAGGGAAAAGTGTTTTATCAGAAGTGGTAACAGTAAATTTCTGAAGATCAGATTCACAGATCATTAATCCCAGTGTATGTAGGTGGTATGAAGCATCAcaataaatacttcaaaaatttgaaatacaaGCCATTTTCAACATCTGTGCCTGCCCATGAAAGCCCCCAACTAATctggacagaaaagaaaatctaccCTGTGGTTGATGCTGGTAAGACTAAATTACTCCCTAAATGTGGgatatgaaatattaattttggtGCACAGGGAGTTTTAACTGAAGACTTGAACAGATACCATTTCATTATGAAAATGGTTGTTTTAAGATACTTACAATTTGTAGATATGGTATGCTGACATTAAAGCTGTCATTCATATTTGCATGCCAAACTATTCTCACATTAGTAATAAAAAACGTTCCCAAATTTCCCTATTAACGAAAAGGTATGTTAGAACTGCTTTTAAGTACAGAGCCTTTATTTCCAAACATGATGATTACTGCTATCCattcaaacaaaagcaaagtaTAACTTCATATTTAATTCAATGAAAGTCTGATTCTTTCCTACCAAAATCTATGGATTGCAAGGAAGCAAGATCCAATCTTCAAAGGATACAGAACCTGAGTAGTGAAAATAGCTGGGAGTACCTACTactgcagcaaagcaggatcAAATCACAGCACAGCCAACCTCATGGGAATACATGAAGCATCTGAGAGCATTCTTAACTGTACAGATCTGGAACTGGGCTATAGCGTAAGTACAATGGCATGTGGCTTGCACTTAGGTAATTGAGGAGATCTGTGCCAACGGAATGTAGAGGAAAGAACTTTTTAGCTTGTCAGGATGGATCATATTTCCATTCTGGACTAAAACTGCACAGACAGAAATATCAgctcctgttttgtttcatggCTCTGGGAAATACTTGCAACTAATGCCCTGTAAAATAATGTTTCCTATTTTTATCTTAAAgtccttattttttcttgttttaagaCAAAGAATCTTATTCCATTATTTTTGATTTCCAGTAATCAGAAGACAATATAGTCTTAATACTGTTTAGTCAAAGCTGCATGTAAACATACAAATATCAGCAGAGCACTTtggaaacattattttctttcaggatCATACATAGCATTAGGCTTAAgttcctttttaaaaggaactATATCTAGTTCAATGCATATTAGGCAAGTCATACAGAATTCAGGTTGCCAAAAAGAGACACTGTTGTACTGGGTAGCAAATATATGGGATCAGTTTCTCTGCAGGCATCAGCTGATGAACTGAATTAAGGGTAATTCCTTTGAGGGTACAAAACTACAATTGCTATATaaagctgaaacattttaaCTCTTCTGTAGTCAACGTAGCCTGATTTTTCCCTGTACCTGGTCACTTGACAAATTCCAAACTCCATTGACTTTATCATATATTTGTTCTTGCGGTAACAATCTCAGTTGCTTGTTTTGAATCAATGCACTTCTCAGCTTCAGATCACGATACATTTTAGAAGTTTCATAAGCTCtgcaaaaaatcaaaaatacacATTACAATTCAGTGTTTTCTATTATCTTTACTCTGTTTCAGCACAGAT includes these proteins:
- the BBS5 gene encoding Bardet-Biedl syndrome 5 protein, producing the protein MSGVLDVLWEDRDVRFDISPQQMKMRPGEVLIDCLESVEDTKGNNGDRGKLLVTNLRIIWRSLSLPRVNLSVGYNCVINITTRTANSKLRGQTEALYILTKCNNTRFEFIFTNVVPGSPRLFTSVIAVHRAYETSKMYRDLKLRSALIQNKQLRLLPQEQIYDKVNGVWNLSSDQGNLGTFFITNVRIVWHANMNDSFNVSIPYLQIRSIKMRDSKFGLALVIESSQQSGGYVLGFKIDPVEKLQEAVKEINSLHKVYSANPIFGVDYEMEEKPQPLEDVTVEQVQDDVEIEADEHTDAFVAYFADENKQHDREPVFSEELGLAVEKLKDGFTLQGLWEVMT